The genomic region GTAGCAGCCAGGGCTGGGGTGAGTGTGCACATGTGACTCCGGCTTTCAGATAAGTGGCTCCAAACAAGAGGCCTTGCCCCCGACACCCCCCTTCCTAACTCTGCACAGAAACTGAGCCAACACTCATCCTGGACAGGATCTTTGAAGTTATTTGTATCAAATCCCCattcagagagaggaacacaGGCCCAGAGAGGAGCTGGCCTGCCCATGGTCACATTTGGGGTCAGAAACTGGGCTGGGGCAGTTTCCAGCTCAAGTACCCCAACACCTTGCGGCTCTGTGACCACACACTTGGGAAAGAGAAGTGAGCCTCCCCCCACCTGATGACTGAGTGAGAAGGAAGGGATCCGGGAAGGGTTGTAACGCCTCACTTTtattccgttttttttttttttctggggatgcAACGTTGAGCACATTATCAGCCCAGGTCTGGTGCCCACTGCATCAGGCTGGTGGGCAGGGCCCCAGCTGGTCCTCTTCTCCCAACTGAAAGCAACAGGAAGCTAAAATATGAGGGACACCAGGGCAGAGCCTGCGGTGCCCAGGATGACGTTGGATGGCGTTGAGAGCCCAGTCGCTcctggggaagaagaggagggtgAGCAGAGAGGGACCAGCAGGCAGGGACAGCTCCGTGGACAGAACTGTGGGGCTGGAGTTTCCAGGGCCTCTTAGAAGGCCTGAGAACCAACCAGATGCCCCACCCAGGGCCGCCCTCGGTTTTCCCGAACCCCAGGATCTCTGCTTTAGGACAGCGGCTGCAGGAAGCTGGCCAGCAGCATGAACTCCAGGGGGGACACTGAGAGCTGGAAGCCACCTTGCTCTCCAGGGAAGGGGAGGCTGACCCAGGTGGGGCGAGGACGCTCCAAGTGACCCAACAAacatgcctggggcagagtccgCTTGAACGcgcacaccacaggtcagggctccctccctgcctcctacaTCTCGTGCAGAGAAACCCAGAGAGAGGACTTGGAGGGTGTGACAGAGGCGCAGAGAGGAGGGCTGCTGTGGCTAGGCCCCGGGGAAACCCTCTGAGGCTCTGGCCCTTCCTGAACCTCTGGGGACACTTACCGACAGACTGCAGAGTGGCCACCAGGCTGCCGGCGGCAATTCCACCCCCGTTTTTGATGGCAGCCACTGACATCATCTTGGCGGCTAAGGAGGAGGCGGCGATCCCTGCCCCGGTGAAGCCCATGGCGCCCAGCACCGTGGGCACAGCGCTGACAGCCAAAGCTGTCcagggagaggggctgggtcagGGTGACACTCAAAgaatggaaaacacacacacacacacacacacaccagggaaAGGGGCTGGGTCAAGGTGACACTCAAAgaatggaaaacacacacacacacacacacacacacacacacacacacacacacacagggtcacTCAAGCTCAGGGGACCTCAAAGGGGTGGACTCTGAACTTGGGAGAGATGATGGGCCTGGCCAGCAGTCACCAGACAAAGTAGGGAAAGCAGGATAGGGCTACGGGTCACCGGGGACAGGACGCCAGGCCTGGCTCTGGTCTCCAGTGGACCTTCCTTGGGCAAGTGCCCTCTGCGTCTCGGTTTCTGCATTACTAAGAGGCAGGACCCAGGGCAGGCTCGCAAGCTCCTTGTCTTTGCTGGGGACATCTTTCACACAAGCAAGCTTACCCAGGGGGCTAGCACAAGCAAAGGGCACATTCTGAGCTCCATGTGAACCCCAACTCCAGGGCTCCATGCTGTCACCGCAGAGCAACCCGAAGCCCCTAGGCCCCTAGGGGTCACTGAGTCAGTGGCATCTCTTCAATGCCCTGACTACGTTCTGACTCCGTGCACATTTCACCCCGTGGGACCCTCACAATAGCCCGAAACGACCAACCCTGGCCCATATGTCAGAGGCGGAAATGGGAGCTCACAGGGGAGTTTGAAGAAATGTGAGGTCACCCAGCAGACACCCTGCaaggaggaaactgagtcccCTGCAGGGCTGCCTCCACCCTGGTTTCCCAGGACACTCCCTGTTTCAGGATCTCTGTTACTTGTTTCCTCCACCACTCACCCCCCCCATTTCCTTCCTGACCTTCCTCGTGAGGCCTGGACGGACCTGGGCAGGCACAGAGGTGGCTGCTCCCCAAGCCCCAGAGTCTGGGACAAAGGGGAACCTGAGTCCCTTCCCTACAGAGACTTACCTCCTCCGATCACAGCTGCAGCAGCCTTGGCTGGAAACCAAAAGAACATTCTGTGAGTagagccacactggcctcccctccactccctgAGCCTGCGACCCACCTACAGGGAGAGGCTGCCCCAAGGCAGGGAACACAGGAGGGATGAGCCCTGCCTGACGCGCCCCATGTCCCCCCACCTGTGGGATTTCCCGGGGGGGGCTGGCTGCACAGCCCTGAGTTTGGTGAGGACGGCCGGGGAGTCCGATTGTCAAGGAGGAAGACCTGTCCCCGGTGAGTGGGCAGCCTTGGCCTAAACTTATCTGGAGATGGGATTTGAGGTCCTTGTGCCCCAAACTCAGTCATCGGATACCGTTTTGGCTTGATCTGTCGGCTGACCAGTTGGTTAAAGGTTTCTGGGGAGATCAgaagttgtctttttctttctctgactccaaagccagGTTTGGTTAAAACCAAGACCAAAACGAAAACTAACAAAACCCCACAAGCCACTGCTGCCTTCCTTCTCAGCAAAGGTGGAACCCTCGGCCAAGAAACGGAGGGCGGGCAGTTGGACTGGGGCAGGGAGAGGCGAAGGGGATAGGTCTCCGAGCCAGGGTGTTCGTTCATCTAAGATCAAGTCAGTGTTTGCCTAGTGGGGTATTATTCAAGCTTCAGGCAGCAGTCTGTCCTCATGCAGAGAGGACACGCTTCTTTTGCACAGCCTGGCTGACGCCAGGCCAGCACTTGAATGCTACTCGAGAGCAATGTCTGACTGAGTCAGATGCTCCTGATTCCTCAGGGCCTGGCTtgttgcctcctcctccaggaagctacCCAGATCCTCCATTCAGAACTCATCCTTACTCCCCTGAGGCCAGGCCCACTCAAGCACTGGACCATATTTTAGCGTGTGAGGGCCTAGCTCTCCAATGCTGTGGGTCCCCGGGGAGCAGGCAGGGGTCTTGGTCTGCAAAAGCCATAGTGGCCGGCACTGCGATCTTTCAATGGGGGGAGGAGTGTTAAAGATAGTGAGAGGTGCAGGTGTGAGCTCAGCCAGCTCCCGGGGGCAGAGCCTGGAAGCGACAATGGAGAAAGCCAAGAGAGAAGGGTGCATAAGCCAAAACCGAGTTGTCAGAGGGACCCCCTGGGTGGTACGAGCCAAAGACTCAAGAGTCAAGAGCCTGGTTAGACATACTTGCTGCTTAACCTTATCGCTTGGTAAGGGAGGTGATGCCAGCCTAGGCCCCGATCTCACGAGGCCCAGGGATAAATGGGTACTGCCTGACACCCTACCTGCTGGGCAGCCCCAGTTGTCACCCGTTGGAAGGGTGGCCTGGCTCTTCTGAGCGGTTCCTAGCCTGCCCTGCCGTGAGGCCTCTGCTTGGGCGTTTGCATTTTCTTTCAACCTCAGTTCCCAGCAGCCTGACCCTCCCCTTCCTGCTCAGGGCTCCTGCACAAGGGTTTCTTCCTCGGAAACTAGGAGGCAGTGTGATCTTCAGCTGGGGTGGTTAGGAGAATTAAACCAATTGCTAAATGTCGAGTGCTAAGCCTTGTGACTAGGACATCACGGCGTTTGAGACAATCTAGCTGTTGTTATTACTTTCTTGTCATCAACTGAGGAGTCCTCTGCATTTGCGCCAAACAGGAAGGACGGTTGGCTGTGGGCCCGGCCCTAACTTTCTTGTCACACTTCTGAGTGCTCGCTGGGGACCCAGGGAGGGTGTCTGTTACCCAAGGTCAGTTACCTCCAACGGGGCAAGCAGTCAGGGCCACAGCAGGGGATCCCAGTGTTCCCAGCAAGGACCCCAGGCTGGATGTAGCCGAGATCAGGGCAGCATTGGATGTCAGAGTGAGCCCTGAGAAAGAACACAGGGTGAGTGTGCAGGGGTCAGAGGTCAGGCAGTGGTCAGAGGCCCTGTTCCAGTGGcggaattaaaataatttaataactggttctctgccctaatgaccattgtaagtattaaaaaaaaacaatacactgAAAGGTAGTTGTAAGACCAGTAGGCGCCCAGTAggcgcggccaccatcacagccacctggcccacataggtttacatttgattcagacagatcgTAAAGAAACAGTTGAGCCAAGAACAGGcgagccattttcctttattctagctcaTACCGGCCAATGGGTAAAAACCAAACACACGGGGCACCAAAATCACAATATTCTCCGGTTCCCCAACTAGGAGAATCTTtccggttttcctagaatcaaaggcgtACTAGCCTCACTCAGTGCtcttcacctctgtcccccacctccttctccttgCAGGCCTCCATCGTGGCTGCCTGCCCCCTCCGCCCCCAAgtggcctctctgccctgctacaacatgggcccctcctctctccaacaacctctctctcttctccaatgGCCTCCtagttcctccttttaaaacttttggcgagaaagccctcccccccccccacacattagcataacccaGCCCCTTCCCAATCAGGAAGGTAATCAGCGCTGTCCCGGGTGGGCATCGCCATCTTTAACTAAGAgtgaataaaaccaaaaaaaataaaagattttacaactcatttgtccgacagtagtttattatttcatgcatttattttattttttatttttttaaattttgccctggccagacagctcagttggttttgttttttttttaagattttatttattcattatagagaggggagagagagagagaaagggggaggagctggaagcatcaactcccatatgtgcgttgaccaggcaagcccagggttttgaaccggcaacctcagcatttccaggttgacgctttatccactgcgccaccacaggtcaggcctatttcatgcatttaagacttaaataagaacaataaaagaggtacacaaaactagattataacagttttaaaatgttaatgaaaaaaatattaaataatacctgacaaaaaacaatcaaaatgttatttaagatatttccacactGTTTCTtgactggtgtcctcacttgcaatttgtttcacctatggatggaatgaacatgactgCGGGTGCTTAGACTATGCTATTGGGCagaggaacattaaaaaaaaagtaaggaatgtaaatttgtgatttccacattgggcagctgcccaggcgctcactttagagagaaccctgcttacaagtgccattttaacaactggttcgccaaactcaacaaataaCTAGGCATCAGTTCTGCCGAAATGGtacgaaccggctgaatcccaccactgctctgcccccccccccccgccttccatACTATGCTATTTGTGCTGGTAGGGGTTGGAggacccctgccccccccccaggggagaGGAAGGTAAATGGTGTTGGGTGCACACCGGATCACTTTGCAGCAGGTGGAAGCGAGTTGTGGATGCTTACCTAGCGACATGGACAGATCGAAAAAACATGGTTTTTcgtgcaaaacaaaaaaaaaggcaatagaaTGAAATACACAACTCACTATTTACTTACTTCTATAAGTAAATGAAAACACGTGGAAACAGAAAATACCCATTTTGCAAAAACTGTGTACGAAAAACAGATCCACATCATCCAAACACATATTAGGAAGCCCAGTCCCTAGCTCAttacctttgtttctctctctaagcTCAGAGCTCAGAGGGCCCCCCTGCCTCTGTAACCTGTCTCCTGAGCCTCCAGGGCCCAGCTGGCTGACTTCCACTACGTCTATAACTTCCTAAAGAAACTTTCTCTTATCGTttgggaatttattttattttatttttttaccccaAGAGGGGACTCACataaactaacaaagaaaatagGCCCGAACTGAAGAATTTCGTAAAAATCAACGTTCTAGATCTGAGAACCCAAGATTACAAACTGCTACAAAAGGCTGGTTGGAAGCATATGTTAAAAACAACTAAAGGAGGTAAATTGTGGTGGGAAATCCAGGGGAGAAGAGAGCGAGGTGGACCCAGGCCAGTCCCTTCTGTCGGGGGCGGGCAGGGGAGACCCAGGCCCAGTGGAAGGGGCTCAGTCCCCCTGAGCCTCCGCCAGGTCCTGCCTCCCTCTGGCCCTtctcagagagacagacagccagGACAGACACCCACGGGGACgacaggacaggggagagaggccacTGTGGGGTGCCCCCCgctgcacccccacaggtcccTGAGCAGGACCTTGGGATCTCCCTGCCtccttgcccccctcctgtcAGCCCTCCCAGGAGCACTCACCCATTGAGGACAGTCCCGTCAGGACACTGCCCGAGGCCGCCACACCGGCTTTGGCCAGGCTCCCTGCTGACAGTATCTTGGCGACAGAAGAGGCTACGAAGGCTTCCATGGCGCTTCAAGTAATAAGCACCTGGCCGAGGCGAACCTGCATGAAGGACAAAGCTTCTATCGGGGACGGGATGCTGAGACTGGGGCCTCCCCCACGCGGATAGAGGGGTTTCTCTCCGCTGGTGGTGGGCAGGCCCGGGAGGGGGCCGGAGGTggggcttgggggtgggggaggacctGTTGGTGGCggtaggggtggaggggtggatcTTATTTCCCCAAGCCGGGGGCTTCCTTGCTCCTGGAAACACCAGCAATCAAGTGCCTCAGAGTCTTCTGGGACTCCTTTAAATCTCCACAGAGCCATGAAAAAGCCACGAAAATTTCGATTATCAAAAATTAGGAAATCAGAaccaattttgtttttaagatcgTCCTTTCCTAAACGAGAAAACACTGGCACAGAGTGGGTGAGTGAGCCACCCAGGATCATAGGGCTTTGTATGTCAAAGTGCCACCCGGCCCAGGGCCAACTGCTTCCAAAGCTCAGGCATGGGATGGCTCTGATCCAGTGCCTCCTAAACCTAACTGCTGTCTTCTGCACCCCCATTTATCTCACCCCAACCCAGGAATGGATGAGGCCCATTGTCTCCAGAGTCCCAGAGCCCAGGGACAGGTGGGGGGTTGAGTCCCTTCCCTCCCAAGACTCTGGCGGCAGCCGCCCAGATGAGGAACAAAAGCACCTTCTGTGAGTGGGCTCACACGGGTCTCCCGTCCACTTCCTGAGCCCACTGCCCACCCCAGGTGGGAGGCCAGGGGACGGAGCAGCCCCCACCACCCCTCCGGATCTTACCAAGAGAAGAGGGTTTTCTGAAATGCAGaactgaccagaatccacctggctgGAGGGCTTTTATTTCCACACCATCCTGAGCTGCTCCACCCCCCAGGGCTGCAAACCCAAGATAAGGAAAGTTTTGTTTTACAGGAAAATGAAACTATGTTTTGCAGGAAACatgtttgtataaatatatataaacaatagcTGGCATTTTCAGGAGGGAAGAAGCTGCCAGCTGGAAAATCTAGTTATAGAGATGGAATCTGACCACTATATCTACCACTGTTGGTTAATGGAAGATACTTTTGTCACTTTATGCAGGGAAGGGGTGTGCTCTATGCATAATAAAAGTCACAAGAAAtctgatcaaaggtatataataaAAGGGTAAATACTCATTTTTAATGGAGACGAGAAGGTGGATTTCAGAATAGCATTGATCCTTGCAATGAACAGCTGTTCTGTTATTCCAAAGATCTATACTGAAGGCCCACCATGCCAGATACTGATCTAGGTACTGAGTTAGAGCAGGGATCGAACAAAACCAAAATTTGTGTCCTCATGGAGTTTATAAGCTGTAAGGGGTGATGAAATAAGATTAGTAACTGAATGAACAGTGTACAATTTGAATAAGTACTAAGCAAAAAGAGGCATGCCCCGGACCAGtgcggctcctaataacggtgctgaattaaggaaacacacttatcaaaacttAGCAAACACACTtaccaaaacaaaaacgatgggacctgGAAgactcttcaacatgcctggcagtatctgagtgccccatagccccagtttgctttattatatagccatatgcaaatcaaggaccctgatacaaagctGCACATCCAAGGcaaagacaggaactctcccaaggcataaaacaggatgcattagtgaaatctaccaacatctgaaaacaaacaaagagtcagaggaagggcatgtatattgcttccagcaacccaaggaagcaagtggagtggatgcaaatactcagcattatagccaatatggaggtgaaggggggagaacttagccttttgctaagcctcgaatctaacaatggctttttgccatttacggtccacaacagaggcagaggaggaatgtcactccaggcagaaggaacagagaTGGCAAAGAGTCCAGATATGAGAGgtagaaagggggagggaggcaggaagcggTGTCAAAGTTTAACAAGGAGCCAGCCAGGCCGTTTGAGGCCTCACAAGCCATTGCAAGGACTTGACCTCGTGCTCTGAGCAAGATGGGAGGCGATGGCAGCGCCTGATGCAGAGCGATGCCAAGCTCAGGTTCACTATGGCTGCTGCCTTGAGAATGAACTGAAAAGAAATGTCTGtcatttaactttaaatattCAGCATGGGAAGAGTTATATGCACCTGTCATTTTCTCTGGTTTTGGCTACACTGGGATGGAGATCTGTAGCCCTGTTCAGGACTCCTCACACCTCCCATCATCTTTCAATGCCAGAGAATTTACTAATTCACACAATGACTGTGTCTGGGTGGAGTTAGGAGTCTCAACATCCTAACAATGTTTTGGGTGGGGGTGTACATCCTGGTTCTGCAGGTGTGTTCAGAACAGGTGTTAAGGCTTAAATCACTTCTGGGTGGAAGGACATCTGATCAGCATAATCTAGCGGGTAAGGGTTTTATCCAACAATTCTACAAAGTTTCAATAGTAAATACAACTTCTGCTAAAGCTCCTACCACCATTCTTCCCAGCTCATTCTCAGATGATCACTTCTTAATTCATTAAGAAATtagatgcggccctggccggttggctcagtggtagagcgtaggcctggcatgcagaagtcccgggtttgattcccggccagggcacacaggagaagcgcccatctacttctccacccct from Saccopteryx leptura isolate mSacLep1 chromosome 6, mSacLep1_pri_phased_curated, whole genome shotgun sequence harbors:
- the LOC136376706 gene encoding interferon alpha-inducible protein 27-like protein 2A, whose product is MEAFVASSVAKILSAGSLAKAGVAASGSVLTGLSSMGLTLTSNAALISATSSLGSLLGTLGSPAVALTACPVGAKAAAAVIGGALAVSAVPTVLGAMGFTGAGIAASSLAAKMMSVAAIKNGGGIAAGSLVATLQSVGATGLSTPSNVILGTAGSALVSLIF